In one Misgurnus anguillicaudatus chromosome 1, ASM2758022v2, whole genome shotgun sequence genomic region, the following are encoded:
- the LOC129431821 gene encoding uncharacterized protein — translation MEILNVASREIVPVLPLSALRLVVPPLRLMSAFLWQVIQRRNVTQYGKFEQFVMLVIETVPDIMSRSLVNKLIFCLRKKVILELCLKDKTPDLWIIQAHLDSLRNLTHKCKDVESEIINNKFIRMVHSILESTEKKEEFIQHVFPLEYGPGYDAVVQSLAWDFLSGVEDLLPVPNLKETASRLCGGLSMMEEIVQPLSDPAEIKDVLQHFKTRRLHNRHNEQPQRVISELSIPSGTEVVCLPHPVEQETVSQDFTIEHEESLPPTSIAQETFIIESSGTEIQTESDHASITVLSPSQSYTEEAEPLADSEEFTAVATTEEVENGLQEETLDEEKDSEICEVQQIYITADGSTVVVSELENEGEETQLQFLEQPDMAETAGVRQVSLEQWISELTGKGISLPVLPPNPVEIVREEMIYVPVIERPPSVKSIIHRKTSPPRITFAKKQSAATTESQTAQEEKRHACSECHKEFRFECLLRNHMRTHTGERPFQCSDCGKSFRCLSFLTNHIKTHSVTRPFKCTQCIKTFRKKADLIKHIRVHTGEKPYKCTICGKSFSQGSYLKIHRECHTSENLHQCPHCDKSFPTAFKLSIHARYHSMERSYQCNQCGKSFIYASLLRRHKGYHAGERQYLCSICGKSFVYMFDLKKHQRNHERPRMKIPCTLCHKTFAGPEMLRCHLRIHTGERPFRCKMCGKAFSQIGNMKRHERVHTGERPFTCERCGKTYKHSSHLKNHMLSHTGERPWQCSHCGKSFKFAGPLKKHERIHLDERSDRKRSFDQTRGRKKLEPKSP, via the exons ATGGAAATCCTGAACGTAGCGAGTCGGGAGATCG TCCCTGTTCTCCCTCTCTCTGCCCTGCGTCTGGTTGTACCTCCTCTCCGGCTGATGTCAGCATTTTTATGGCAGGTGATTCAGCGTCGTAATGTGACACAGTATGGAAAGTTCGAGCAGTTTGTGATGCTTGTGATCGAGACCGTTCCAGACATCATGAGCCGAAGTCTGGTTAATAAACTCATCTTTTGCCTGCGGAAAAAA GTGATTCTGGAGCTTTGTCTGAAAGATAAAACGCCAGATCTCTGGATTATTCAGGCACATTTGGATTCTCTTCGAAACCTAACACATAAA TGTAAAGATGTAGAAAGTGAGATCATCAATAACAAATTTATTAGAATGGTGCACAGCATCTTAGAAAGTACAGAAAAGAAAGAAGAGTTTATCCAG CATGTCTTTCCTCTAGAATATGGGCCTGGATATGATGCAGTAGTACAAAGCCTTGCATGGGACTTCCTGTCTGGAGTGGAGGATCTGCTACCTGTGCCCAACCTTAAAGAG ACAGCCTCGCGGTTATGTGGCGGTCTGTCTATGATGGAGGAGATTGTGCAGCCGCTTTCAGATCCAGCTGAAATCAAGGATGTGCTCCAACACTTTAAAACCAGAAGACTCCACAACAGACACAACGAACAACCACAGAGAGTTATAAGTGAAT TGTCAATTCCTTCAGGAACTGAAGTAGTTTGTTTGCCTCATCCGGTCGAACAAGAGACAGTCTCACAAGATTTTACCATTGAACACGAGGAAAGTTTGCCTCCCACTTCCATTGCACAAGAGACTTTTATTATTGAATCTTCAGGAACAGAGATCCAAACAGAATCTGATCACGCATCCATCACAGTATTGAGTCCCTCTCAGAGTTATACAGAGGAAGCTGAACCTTTAGCTGACAGCGAGGAGTTTACAGCCGTAGCCACCACTGAAGAagtggagaatggtttacaagAAGAGACCCTTGATGAAGAGAAGGATTCAGAGATTTGTGAAGTCCAGCAGATCTACATCACTGCGGACGGCTCCACCGTGGTTGTATCCGAGTTGGAAAATGAGGGGGAGGAGACCCAACTGCAGTTTCTGGAACAACCAGATATGGCAGAAACTGCTGGTGTGAGGCAGGTCAGTTTAGAGCAGTGGATCTCCGAGTTAACAGGAAAGGGCATCTCTCTACCGGTCTTGCCTCCGAATCCAGTTGAGATCGTAAGGGAGGAGATGATCTACGTTCCTGTCATAGAAAGACCTCCATCTGTAAAGTCCATCATTCACAGAAAGACCAGTCCACCTAGAATCACATTTGCCAAAAAGCAATCGGCCGCAACGACTGAATCCCAGACAGCACAGGAAGAAAAAAGACACGCGTGTTCAGAGTGCCACAAAGAGTTTCGCTTTGAGTGTCTTCTGAGGAATCACATGCGCACTCACACAGGCGAGCGCCCATTCCAGTGTTCGGACTGCGGAAAAAGCTTTAGGTGCTTGAGCTTCCTGACCAATCACATCAAAACCCATTCGGTCACCAGACCTTTCAAATGCACGCAGTGCATCAAGACTTTCCGCAAGAAAGCAGACCTCATCAAGCACATACGGGTGCACACGGGCGAGAAACCATACAAGTGCACCATCTGTGGCAAGAGCTTTTCCCAGGGCTCGTACTTAAAGATTCATCGCGAATGCCACACCTCGGAAAACCTCCACCAGTGCCCTCACTGTGACAAGAGCTTCCCGACAGCATTTAAGCTATCCATCCATGCCCGCTATCATTCCATGGAGCGCTCATACCAGTGTAACCAGTGTGGGAAAAGTTTCATTTACGCCAGTCTCCTCAGACGACACAAAGGTTATCACGCAGGCGAGCGGCAGTACCTGTGCTCCATCTGCGGCAAGTCCTTCGTGTACATGTTCGACCTGAAAAAGCATCAACGTAACCACGAAAGACCCAGAATGAAAATCCCGTGCACactttgtcacaagacttttGCAGGACCGGAGATGCTAAGGTGCCACCTGCGTATACACACGGGGGAGCGTCCGTTTCGTTGCAAGATGTGCGGAAAAGCCTTCTCGCAGATCGGTAACATGAAGAGACACGAACGCGTTCACACGGGCGAACGTCCGTTCACCTGCGAGAGATGTGGAAAGACTTACAAGCACTCTTCTCACCTAAAGAACCACATGCTTAGCCACACGGGCGAGCGGCCGTGGCAGTGCTCGCATTGTGGGAAGAGCTTTAAGTTCGCCGGGCCTCTGAAGAAACACGAGAGAATTCACCTGGACGAGCGTTCGGATCGCAAAAGGAGCTTTGACCAAACCCGTGGTCGCAAGAAACTCGAACCCAAAAGCCCTTAA
- the LOC129431818 gene encoding LOW QUALITY PROTEIN: uncharacterized protein (The sequence of the model RefSeq protein was modified relative to this genomic sequence to represent the inferred CDS: deleted 1 base in 1 codon) → MEAAWTKQTEDPLSLMRFTVPPLRLLTASMWQVTEQRQVKHYGMLEEFVTMVTETVPELLNFRQRAQLVLGLRARFLLELCRSGDQMDLEDLRSHLDRIRAPRVNNSRYVADEDMEESEARFVDLVQTLINNPVEREHFFQNIFPVEYGPKFDKALHRLMKDFLLQLDRMMSVPDLSQMVTWLRARPSLLEECIQSISVPKHMKNLLERQRANGHILENETLRSAQDNSIFSSLSLPPLVRVVISGDHAESGDPCESEMDLDSHSSKTLSDPNSSDRKAEKRKFKTNELMERDDDDDNDQNWSVKSKRETRANFKGKRNICEDSPGEEGNQTRTKKSSMRSCKRKRDDNTGASGEFTFINHLGAYTEEASYQTSDASKVPWSDEETHSLIDIWGKDSVQRSLKDCARNRHIFNLISKKMCDRGFARTAEQCHTRIKRLKMSFRQCHENSVNGGEKPDWKFYSQLEKILCSKDSSTDQEDNIDANETIPEESLGQEEDEDTNDWEILGHSGLEGTRNVLWTDLETQTLIKIWGEDRTQRELRGVLQNGHIFAMISKKMAAHGYVRTAEQCQSRIKRLKLCFKQCYDNILNEGKEPVEFKFYKQMEKILVDEKTSHVLMPEMSCATEIKEEESTDIEYQVYKYQEIETAINCMEDRKKVAWSDAETLILLQLWGDEQVQMNLQRCPHNGHIYAEISEKLNAHGYSRSAEQCQTRIKRLKISYRQCRDSIGLPEAEHVEFKFYDLMEDIFQKNSSLKVSGASNDESDHGPKSDPCSSADPTASEPWSDSETEALIDTWAEDDVQEALRDSPHNSHVFADIAEKLNSQGFLKTPEQCRWKVKNLRKHFQECYERIKCGEEKEDYKFYDKLEQILGDEDFRLEDFDDKEDQDAESQWPSVTSVGELGRKMPWSDRETQALLEIWGEGRVQHSLKSCVKNRHIFRYISRKMIEQGFNRTGEQCHSRLKRLKAQFYYDSREEFKFYDQMEKIILNKPADEQAISELDSITDSDSESLALSKPLPGDGPKMAWGDSETRALICIWGSDQIQEKLKCCVKRKPVFQQIANGMAEKGYSRTDEQCRTRIKRLKASYRQCLDSPRNEGEQVEWKFFNQIKKIFDKHYPNSDEAESTMTQEPETAGKKTSRSTKSQSSV, encoded by the exons ATGGAAGCGGCGTGGACGAAGCAAACCGAAG aCCCCCTGTCATTGATGAGGTTTACGGTCCCACCTTTGCGGTTACTTACTGCGTCCATGTGGCAGGTGACAGAACAGAGACAAGTAAAGCATTATGGGATGCTGGAGGAGTTTGTAACTATGGTGACAGAGACTGTCCCAGAGCTCCTAAATTTCCGTCAAAGAGCCCAACTGGTACTTGGATTAAGAGCAAGg TTCCTTTTGGAGTTGTGTCGTAGCGGGGATCAGATGGACCTGGAAGATCTTCGGTCTCACCTGGATCGAATTCGGGCTCCTCGTGTGAACAACAGT AGGTATGTTGCTGATGAAGACATGGAGGAATCTGAGGCCCGTTTCGTGGACCTCGTCCAGACCCTTATCAACaaccctgtggagagagagcaCTTTTTTCAG AACATTTTTCCAGTGGAATACGGCCCCAAGTTTGACAAAGCACTACACAGACTCATGAAAGACTTCCTTCTACAGCTCGATCGGATGATGTCAGTGCCAGATCTGTCACAG ATGGTCACTTGGCTCAGAGCCCGCCCCTCTCTTCTGGAGGAATGCATTCAGTCGATTTCAGTCCCAAAGCACATGAAAAATCTTCTTGAACGCCAGAGAGCTAATGGACATATTCTGGAAAATG aaaccctTCGATCCGCTCAGGACAACTCTATATTTTCCTCTCTGTCTCTTCCTCCGCTGGTTCGAGTTGTCATCTCTGGTGATCACGCAGAATCTGGTGACCCTTGTgaatcagaaatggatttagaTAGCCACAGTTCCAAAACCTTGTCTGATCCCAATTCGTCCGACCGTAAAGCTGAAAAGAGGAAATTCAAGACAAATGAACTGATGGAGAGAGATGATGATGACGACAATGATCAAAACTGGTCCGTTAAGAGTAAAAGGGAGACACGTGCCAATTTTAAAGGCAAGAGGAACATATGTGAAGACTCTCCGGGTGAAGAGGGGAATCAGACACGCACCAAAAAATCCTCAATGAGATCCTGTAAAAGGAAAAGAGATGATAACACAGGAGCATCCGGAGAATTCACGTTTATTAATCACTTGGGAGCATACACAG AAGAGGCTTCCTACCAAACCTCAGATGCCTCTAAAGTCCCGTGGTCAGATGAAGAAACCCACAGCCTCATTGACATATGGGGGAAAGACAGCGTCCAGCGGAGTCTGAAAGACTGTGCCCGTAATCGACACATATTTAACTTGATCTCTAAGAAGATGTGTGACAGAGGGTTCGCCAGAACAGCAGAGCAGTGTCACACCAGGATAAAACGCTTAAAAATGAGCTTTCGACAGTGTCACGAAAACAG TGTGAACGGAGGAGAGAAACCGGATTGGAAATTCTACAGTCAGTTGGAGAAAATTCTGTGCAGCAAGGACTCATCTACAGATCAGGAAGACAACATCGATGCCAATGAGACAATCCCAGAAGAGTCCTTAGGACAGGAGGAGGATGAGGACACCAATGACTGGGAGATTCTCGGTCATAGTGGACTGGAAG GCACCAGAAATGTCCTGTGGACCGATCTGGAGACGCAAACTCTTATCAAGATCTGGGGAGAGGACAGAACCCAGCGAGAGCTGAGAGGAGTCCTCCAGAATGGACACATCTTTGCCATGATCTCAAAAAAGATGGCCGCTCACGGTTACGTCCGAACAGCGGAACAGTGTCAGAGCAGAATAAAACGATTGAAGCTGTGTTTCAAACAATGTTACGATAATATCCT CAATGAGGGTAAAGAGCCTGTTGAATTTAAATTCTATAAACAAATGGAGAAAATCTTGGTTGATGAAAAAACCAGCCATGTGCTGATGCCGGAGATGTCATGTGCAACAGAGATCAAAGAGGAGGAGTCAACTGACATTGAGTACCAGGTGTACAAGTACCAGGAAATAG AAACAGCTATAAACTGCATGGAGGACAGAAAGAAGGTTGCGTGGTCTGATGCTGAGACCTTGATTCTTCTACAGTTATGGGGAGATGAGCAGGTCCAGATGAACCTGCAGCGCTGCCCGCACAACGGCCACATCTACGCTGAGATCTCAGAGAAGTTAAACGCTCACGGTTACTCGCGCTCAGCTGAACAATGCCAAACCAGAATCAAACGTCTGAAAATCAGCTACAGGCAATGCAGGGACAGCATCGG TTTACCTGAAGCTGAGCATGTTGAATTTAAGTTTTATGATCTGATGGAAGATATTTTTCAAAAGAATTCGTCCTTGAAAGTTTCAGGAGCGTCAAATGATGAATCTGACCATGGCCCCAAATCAG ACCCCTGCAGTAGTGCAGATCCGACAGCATCAGAGCCCTGGTCAGACTCTGAAACTGAAGCTCTCATAGACACTTGGGCAGAAGATGACGTGCAGGAAGCCCTGAGAGACTCTCCCCACAACAGCCACGTGTTTGCTGATATAGCAGAGAAGCTGAACAGTCAGGGCTTCCTCAAAACACCCGAGCAATGCAGATGGAAGGTCAAGAACTTGAGGAAGCATTTCCAAGAGTGTTATGAAAGAATAAA ATGTGGTGAAGAGAAAGAAGATTATAAGTTCTATGATAAACTGGAGCAGATTTTGGGTGATGAggattttcgcctggaagaCTTTGACGATAAAGAAGATCAAGATGCAG AATCCCAGTGGCCATCTGTGACATCAGTTGGTGAATTAGGCAGGAAGATGCCCTGGTCTGACCGGGAGACCCAGGCGCTGCTGGAGATCTGGGGCGAGGGCCGTGTGCAGCACAGTCTCAAGAGCTGTGTGAAAAACAGGCACATATTCAGATATATTTCAAGGAAGATGATAGAACAGGGGTTCAACAGAACGGGTGAGCAATGCCACTCGCGTTTGAAAAGACTTAAAGCCCAGTTTTACTATGATAG CAGGGAGGAGTTTAAATTTTATGATCAGATGGAAAAGATTATTTTAAACAAACCTGCCGATGAACAGGCCATCAGTGAGCTAGACTCTATTACTGACTCTGATTCag AATCCTTAGCTCTGTCCAAACCTCTCCCTGGAGACGGGCCGAAGATGGCGTGGGGTGACAGCGAGACTCGAGCTCTCATATGCATTTGGGGGAGCGACCAGATCCAGGAGAAGCTGAAGTGCTGCGTCAAACGCAAACCTGTTTTTCAGCAGATTGCCAATGGCATGGCCGAGAAGGGCTACAGCAGGACTGACGAACAATGTCGGACCAGGATCAAAAGGTTGAAGGCCAGTTACCGTCAGTGCCTTGACAGTCCAAG AAATGAAGGGGAGCAGGTGGAGTGGAAATTCTTTAACcagataaagaaaatatttgacAAGCATTATCCAAATTCAGATGAGGCTGAGAGCACCATGACTCAAGAGCCAGAGACGGCTGGAAAGAAAACTAGCAGATCTACTAAGTCACAAAGCTCGG TGTGA
- the apex1 gene encoding DNA repair nuclease APEX1 isoform X1, whose amino-acid sequence MHFGLYSLRISCVRGVCAAVSLRRVCGLKTTANMPKRAKKNEEAVEGEADNGTAPAKKEKKGKEPEAPILYEDPPDKMTSKDGRPANMKITSWNVDGLRAWVKKKGLDWVRSEDPDVLCLQETKCAEKSLPSEITDMPEYPHKYWAGSEDKEGYSGVAMLCKTEPLNVTYGIGKEEHDKEGRVITAEFPSFFLVTAYVPNASRGLVRLDYRKTWDVDFRAYLSSLDQRKPLVLCGDLNVAHQEIDLKNPKGNRKNAGFTPEEREGFTQLLAAGFTDSFRELYPEQAYAYTFWTYMMNSRAKNVGWRLDYFVLSNALLPSLCDNKIRNTAMGSDHCPITLFLAV is encoded by the exons ATGCATTTTGGTTTATACAGTTTACGCATTTCAT GTGTACGTGGTGTGTGTGCTGCTGTCAGTCTGCGACGTGTGTGTGGTCTCAAAACAACTGCAAACATGCCCAAAAGAGCCAAGAAGAATGAGGAAGCTGTAGAAGGGGAGGCAGACAATGGAACTG CACCtgcaaagaaagagaaaaagggGAAAGAACCCGAAGCCCCAATTTTATATGAAGATCCCCCAGATAAGATGACCAGTAAGGATGGCCGTCCAGCCAACATGAAGATCACTTCCTGGAATGTGGATGGGCTACGTGCATGGGTGAAAAAGAAAGGACTTGAT TGGGTACGTTCAGAGGACCCAGATGTGCTGTGCCTGCAAGAAACCAAGTGTGCTGAGAAATCACTTCCATCTGAGATCACTGACATGCCTGAGTATCCACACAAGTACTGGGCTGGATCAGAGGACAAAGAGGGTTACAGTGGAGTGGCCATGTTATGCAAGACTGAGCCTCTTAATGTCACCTATGGCATCG GTAAGGAAGAACATGATAAAGAGGGACGCGTTATCACTGCCGAATTTCCATCTTTTTTCCTTGTGACGGCATATGTGCCTAATGCCAGCCGTGGTCTGGTGAGGCTTGACTACCGCAAGACCTGGGACGTAGATTTTCGGGCCTATCTGAGCAGCTTGGATCAGCGCAAGCCCCTGGTGTTGTGCGGTGATCTGAATGTGGCCCACCAGGAGATCGATCTTAAAAACCCCAAGGGTAACCGCAAGAATGCTGGCTTCACCCCTGAGGAACGTGAGGGCTTTACTCAGCTGTTGGCGGCCGGTTTTACCGATAGTTTCCGGGAGCTGTATCCAGAGCAGGCATATGCCTACACCTTCTGGACGTACATGATGAACTCACGGGCCAAAAACGTGGGCTGGCGTTTGGACTACTTTGTGCTGTCAAATGCCTTGCTGCCGAGCCTGTGTGACAACAAGATTCGTAACACTGCCATGGGAAGTGACCACTGTCCCATTACCCTGTTTTTGGCTGTATAG
- the apex1 gene encoding DNA repair nuclease APEX1 isoform X2, with the protein MPKRAKKNEEAVEGEADNGTAPAKKEKKGKEPEAPILYEDPPDKMTSKDGRPANMKITSWNVDGLRAWVKKKGLDWVRSEDPDVLCLQETKCAEKSLPSEITDMPEYPHKYWAGSEDKEGYSGVAMLCKTEPLNVTYGIGKEEHDKEGRVITAEFPSFFLVTAYVPNASRGLVRLDYRKTWDVDFRAYLSSLDQRKPLVLCGDLNVAHQEIDLKNPKGNRKNAGFTPEEREGFTQLLAAGFTDSFRELYPEQAYAYTFWTYMMNSRAKNVGWRLDYFVLSNALLPSLCDNKIRNTAMGSDHCPITLFLAV; encoded by the exons ATGCCCAAAAGAGCCAAGAAGAATGAGGAAGCTGTAGAAGGGGAGGCAGACAATGGAACTG CACCtgcaaagaaagagaaaaagggGAAAGAACCCGAAGCCCCAATTTTATATGAAGATCCCCCAGATAAGATGACCAGTAAGGATGGCCGTCCAGCCAACATGAAGATCACTTCCTGGAATGTGGATGGGCTACGTGCATGGGTGAAAAAGAAAGGACTTGAT TGGGTACGTTCAGAGGACCCAGATGTGCTGTGCCTGCAAGAAACCAAGTGTGCTGAGAAATCACTTCCATCTGAGATCACTGACATGCCTGAGTATCCACACAAGTACTGGGCTGGATCAGAGGACAAAGAGGGTTACAGTGGAGTGGCCATGTTATGCAAGACTGAGCCTCTTAATGTCACCTATGGCATCG GTAAGGAAGAACATGATAAAGAGGGACGCGTTATCACTGCCGAATTTCCATCTTTTTTCCTTGTGACGGCATATGTGCCTAATGCCAGCCGTGGTCTGGTGAGGCTTGACTACCGCAAGACCTGGGACGTAGATTTTCGGGCCTATCTGAGCAGCTTGGATCAGCGCAAGCCCCTGGTGTTGTGCGGTGATCTGAATGTGGCCCACCAGGAGATCGATCTTAAAAACCCCAAGGGTAACCGCAAGAATGCTGGCTTCACCCCTGAGGAACGTGAGGGCTTTACTCAGCTGTTGGCGGCCGGTTTTACCGATAGTTTCCGGGAGCTGTATCCAGAGCAGGCATATGCCTACACCTTCTGGACGTACATGATGAACTCACGGGCCAAAAACGTGGGCTGGCGTTTGGACTACTTTGTGCTGTCAAATGCCTTGCTGCCGAGCCTGTGTGACAACAAGATTCGTAACACTGCCATGGGAAGTGACCACTGTCCCATTACCCTGTTTTTGGCTGTATAG
- the osgep gene encoding tRNA N6-adenosine threonylcarbamoyltransferase, which produces MTVVIGFEGSANKIGVGIIRDGEVLSNPRRTYITPPGQGFLPGETAKHHRSVILTVLQEALDEAGLKPADIDCVAYTKGPGMGAPLVTVAIVARTVALLWGKPLLGVNHCIGHIEMGRLITGAENPTVLYVSGGNTQVIAYSERRYRIFGETIDIAVGNCLDRFARVIKISNDPSPGYNIEQMAKKGTQYIELPYTVKGMDVSFSGILSYIEEAANKMLSMGQCTPEDLCFSLQETLFAMLVEITERAMAHCGSQEVLIVGGVGCNLRLQEMMGIMCKERGAKLFTTDERFCIDNGAMIAQAGWEMFRSGCITELSDSWITQRYRTDEVEVTWRN; this is translated from the exons ATGACTGTAGTGATTGGATTTGAAGGGAGTGCTAATAAGATTGGTGTGGGTATTATCAGAGATGGAGAAGTCCTGTCAAACCCCAGGCGCACTTACATCACACCACCTGGCCAAG GATTTTTACCTGGTGAGACAGCCAAACACCATCGTAGTGTTATTCTTACTGTTCTCCAGGAGGCACTAGATGAAGCAGGGCTGAAACCGGCAGATATTGACTGTGTGGCATACACAAAAG GGCCTGGAATGGGTGCCCCTCTGGTGACGGTGGCAATTGTGGCACGGACAGTTGCCCTGTTGTGGGGCAAACCTCTGTTGGGGGTGAACCACTGCATAGGACACATAGAGATGGGCCGTTTGATCACAGGTGCCGAGAACCCCACTGTGCTGTATGTGAGCGGAGGAAACACCCAG GTTATTGCTTATTCTGAACGGCGCTACAGGATATTCGGAGAAACAATTGACATAGCTGTGGGAAACTGTCTGGACCGGTTTGCTAGAGTCATTAAG ATATCAAATGATCCAAGTCCTGGTTACAATATCGAACAGATGGCAAAGAA GGGCACCCAGTATATAGAGCTGCCTTATACGGTGAAGGGCATGGATGTGTCATTTTCTGGCATCTTGTCCTATATTGAG GAGGCTGCTAACAAAATGTTGAGTATGGGTCAGTGCACGCCCGAGGATCTGTGCTTCTCTTT ACAAGAGACACTGTTCGCTATGCTGGTGGAGATCACAGAAAGAGCCATGGCTCACTGTGGCTCTCAGGAGGTTCTCATCGTTGGAGGAGTTGGCT GTAACCTGCGCCTACAGGAGATGATGGGGATTATGTGTAAAGAAAGAGGGGCAAAACTGTTTACCACAGATGAGAG GTTTTGTATAGATAATGGCGCAATGATCGCACAGGCCGGATGGGAAATGTTTCGCTCAGGTTGCATCACAGAGCTGTCAGATTCCTGGATTACACAAAG GTACAGAACAGATGAAGTGGAGGTCACATGGAGAAACTGA
- the LOC129431833 gene encoding uncharacterized protein, translated as MHIKTGTWESSNGVCESDPLCDPAVLVSPPKPEPHIRNRRLSPGSGSCGGGGGGGCSSRMDKPFHQASPSSLNGSLNGTGHTQPFASSRDRERRAPNKGRSFRRDGPRPGPRSDERPFKTGQSQIQKERWVENSLSLLKPPPAFPVKDSPAKLQPTVSYASKVKAGGGSPGAAEEPPGIGVLLQNQWGLSFISDGPTSDDAQASPPKTPDVHPVAGEVIIKPTQSPSDPLTGQFPRDTESSEELLLSCRHLEEALEYHTQEWNAILRNQKRDPAKVVWYKDALESPA; from the exons ATGCATATTAAAACAG gTACTTGGGAGTCAAGCAATGGAGTGTGCGAGTCTGATCCCTTGTGTGATCCGGCTGTCCTAGTGTCTCCTCCTAAACCAGAACCACACATCCGGAACCGGCGCCTTTCCCCTGGCTCTGGCAGCTGCGGTGGGGGAGGAGGAGGAGGCTGTTCCTCTAGGATGGATAAGCCATTTCATCAGGCTTCACCGAGCAGTCTGAACGGTTCTCTCAACGGCACCGGTCACACCCAACCCTTCGCCTCTAGCCGGGACAGAGAGCGGCGTGCCCCGAATAAAGGAAGAAGTTTTCGGAGAGACGGGCCAAGACCAGGGCCTCGTTCAGATGAGAGACCCTTCAAAACTGGTCAGAGTCAGATACAAAAGGAAAGATGGGTAGAAAACAGCTTGTCTTTGCTTAAACCCCCACCTGCCTTTCCGGTTAAAGACAGCCCAGCCAAGCTGCAGCCGACCGTAAGCTACGCCTCTAAGGTAAAGGCAGGGGGAGGCTCTCCAGGGGCAGCAGAGGAACCCCCTGGTATTGGGGTTTTACTGCAGAACCAGTGGGGACTTAGCTTCATCAGCGATGGCCCGACGTCAGATGATGCACAGGCCAGTCCACCTAAGACTCCAGATGTCCACCCGGTTGCTGGAGAGGTTATTATAAAACCAACTCAGTCTCCTTCAGATCCTTTAACCGGTCAATTCCCAAGAGATACAGAGAGTTCAGAGGAGCTTTTGCTTAGCTGTCGCCACCTGGAGGAAGCATTGGAATATCACACACAAG AATGGAATGCAATATTACGGAACCAGAAACGAG ATCCAGCAAAGGTTGTTTGGTACAAGGATGCCCTGGAATCACCAGCCTAA